From one Bacteroides eggerthii genomic stretch:
- the thrS gene encoding threonine--tRNA ligase: MIKITFPDGSVREYNEGVTGLQIAESISSRLAQDVLACGVNGETYDLGRPISEDAEVVLYKWEDEQGKHAFWHTSAHLLAEALQELYPGIQFGIGPAIENGFYYDVDPGEATIKEADLPAIEKKMAELVAKKEAVVRESISKTDALKMFGDRGETYKCELISELEDGHITTYTQGAFTDLCRGPHLMTTAPIKAIKLTSVAGAYWRGQEDRKMMTRIYGITFPKKKMLDEYLVLLEEAKKRDHRKIGKEMDLFMFSDTVGKGLPMWLPKGAALRIRLQEFLRRIQARYDYQEVMCPPIGNKLLYITSGHYAKYGKDSFQPIHTPEEGEEYFLKPMNCPHHCMIYKNSPRSYKDLPLRLAEFGTVCRYEQSGELHGLTRVRSFTQDDAHIFCRPDQVKDEFLRVMDIISIVFQSMHFENFEAQISLRDKVNREKYIGSDENWEKAEQAIIEACEEKGLKAKVEYGEAAFYGPKLDFMVKDAIGRRWQLGTIQVDYNLPERFQLEYTGADNQKHRPVMIHRAPFGSMERFVAVLIEHTAGKFPLWLTPDQVAILPISEKFNDYAQEVKDYLKRYDVRAIVDERNEKIGRKIRDNEMKRIPYMLIVGEKEAENREVSVRKQGEGDQGTMKFEEFAKKVNEEVQNMINKW, translated from the coding sequence ATGATAAAGATAACTTTTCCAGACGGCTCTGTTCGTGAATACAACGAAGGAGTAACGGGACTGCAAATAGCAGAAAGCATTAGTTCACGCTTGGCACAAGACGTGCTGGCTTGTGGAGTGAACGGAGAAACTTATGATTTGGGGCGTCCTATCAGTGAAGACGCCGAAGTGGTTCTCTATAAATGGGAAGACGAACAAGGCAAGCATGCCTTTTGGCATACCAGTGCCCACTTGCTGGCGGAAGCCTTGCAAGAGTTGTATCCGGGTATTCAGTTTGGTATCGGTCCGGCTATTGAGAACGGTTTTTATTATGATGTAGATCCGGGAGAGGCCACTATCAAGGAAGCCGATCTGCCTGCTATCGAAAAGAAAATGGCAGAGTTGGTTGCTAAGAAAGAAGCTGTTGTCAGAGAAAGTATATCAAAGACAGATGCTCTGAAAATGTTCGGCGATCGCGGTGAAACTTATAAATGTGAGTTGATTTCGGAATTGGAGGATGGCCATATCACCACTTATACGCAAGGTGCATTTACGGACTTGTGTCGTGGTCCTCACTTGATGACTACCGCACCTATCAAGGCTATTAAGCTGACTTCTGTTGCCGGCGCTTATTGGCGTGGACAGGAAGACCGCAAGATGATGACCCGTATCTATGGTATCACTTTCCCGAAGAAGAAGATGTTGGATGAATATCTTGTGCTGCTGGAAGAAGCCAAGAAACGCGACCATCGTAAAATTGGCAAGGAGATGGATTTGTTCATGTTCTCCGATACGGTAGGCAAGGGACTTCCGATGTGGTTGCCGAAGGGTGCCGCATTGCGTATCCGTCTGCAAGAGTTCTTGCGTCGTATTCAGGCACGTTACGATTATCAGGAAGTGATGTGTCCGCCTATTGGAAATAAGTTGTTATATATCACTTCCGGACACTATGCCAAATATGGTAAAGATTCGTTCCAGCCCATCCATACGCCGGAAGAAGGTGAGGAGTACTTCCTGAAGCCGATGAACTGCCCTCATCACTGTATGATTTACAAGAACTCTCCCCGTTCTTATAAAGATCTGCCTTTGCGCTTGGCCGAGTTCGGTACGGTTTGCCGTTACGAACAGAGTGGCGAGCTTCATGGGTTGACTCGTGTCCGTAGTTTCACGCAAGATGATGCGCATATCTTCTGCCGTCCCGATCAGGTGAAGGATGAATTCCTGCGTGTGATGGACATAATCTCGATTGTGTTCCAGTCCATGCATTTTGAGAATTTCGAAGCACAGATTTCTTTGCGCGATAAAGTGAACCGCGAAAAGTATATCGGTAGCGATGAAAACTGGGAAAAGGCGGAACAGGCCATTATCGAGGCTTGTGAAGAAAAGGGGCTGAAAGCTAAAGTTGAGTATGGTGAAGCAGCTTTCTATGGTCCTAAGCTGGACTTTATGGTGAAAGACGCTATCGGTCGCCGTTGGCAGTTGGGAACCATCCAAGTAGACTATAACTTGCCCGAACGCTTCCAGCTGGAATATACGGGAGCTGACAACCAGAAGCACCGTCCGGTAATGATTCATCGTGCGCCGTTCGGTTCTATGGAACGTTTCGTTGCCGTACTTATCGAGCATACAGCCGGTAAATTCCCGTTGTGGCTGACTCCTGATCAAGTAGCTATCCTGCCTATCAGTGAGAAATTCAATGACTATGCCCAGGAAGTGAAAGACTATCTGAAGAGATACGATGTTCGCGCCATTGTGGATGAACGTAACGAAAAGATCGGACGTAAGATTCGTGATAACGAAATGAAACGTATTCCCTATATGCTGATTGTAGGTGAGAAAGAGGCTGAAAACAGAGAAGTTTCCGTCCGCAAACAAGGCGAAGGCGACCAGGGAACCATGAAATTTGAAGAATTTGCTAAAAAAGTGAACGAAGAAGTTCAAAATATGATAAATAAATGGTAA
- the infC gene encoding translation initiation factor IF-3 has protein sequence MKNDSLKGQHRINEQIRAKEVRIVGDEVEPKVYPIAQALKMAEEMEADLVEISPNAQPPVCRIIDYSKFLYQLKKRQKEQKAKQVKVNVKEIRFGPQTDDHDYNFKLKHAKGFLEDGDKVKAYVFFKGRSILFKEQGEVLLLRFANDLEDYAKVDQMPILEGKRMTIQLSPKKGAAPKKPAAPKPAEASKAAPAEEQSED, from the coding sequence ATGAAGAATGACAGCTTAAAAGGGCAACATCGGATTAATGAGCAAATCCGTGCCAAAGAAGTCCGCATTGTGGGCGATGAAGTGGAACCTAAAGTATATCCGATAGCTCAGGCCTTAAAGATGGCCGAGGAGATGGAAGCGGATCTCGTAGAGATTTCTCCAAATGCACAACCCCCTGTTTGTCGTATTATTGATTACTCTAAATTTCTTTATCAGTTAAAGAAGCGTCAGAAGGAACAAAAGGCGAAGCAGGTGAAAGTAAACGTGAAGGAAATTCGTTTCGGTCCCCAAACGGACGACCATGACTATAACTTCAAGTTGAAGCATGCCAAAGGCTTTTTGGAAGATGGAGACAAAGTAAAGGCATACGTGTTCTTTAAAGGCCGTTCTATCTTATTCAAGGAGCAGGGAGAGGTTTTGCTGTTGCGCTTTGCCAATGATTTGGAAGACTATGCAAAAGTAGATCAGATGCCGATTCTGGAAGGAAAGAGAATGACTATTCAGCTTTCTCCGAAAAAGGGCGCTGCTCCCAAGAAACCTGCTGCACCGAAACCGGCAGAGGCTTCAAAAGCTGCTCCGGCTGAAGAACAAAGCGAAGACTAA
- the rpmI gene encoding 50S ribosomal protein L35, whose translation MPKMKTNSGSKKRFTLTGTGKIKRKHAFHSHILTKKTKKQKRNLCYSTTVDITNVSQVKELLAMK comes from the coding sequence ATGCCAAAGATGAAGACTAACTCCGGTTCTAAAAAGAGATTTACTCTTACCGGAACAGGTAAAATCAAAAGAAAGCACGCTTTTCACAGTCACATTTTGACTAAGAAAACTAAGAAGCAAAAGAGAAATCTGTGTTACTCTACAACCGTTGATATAACGAATGTGAGCCAGGTTAAGGAACTCTTAGCTATGAAGTAA
- the rplT gene encoding 50S ribosomal protein L20, which produces MPRSVNHVASKARRKKILKLTRGYFGARKNVWTVAKNTWEKGLTYAFRDRKNKKRNFRALWIQRINAAARLEGMSYSKLMGALHKAGIEINRKVLADLAMNHPEAFKAIVAKAKAA; this is translated from the coding sequence ATGCCAAGATCAGTAAATCATGTTGCTTCTAAAGCAAGAAGAAAGAAAATTTTGAAATTGACCAGAGGTTACTTTGGTGCAAGAAAGAACGTTTGGACCGTTGCCAAGAATACTTGGGAAAAAGGTTTGACTTATGCGTTCCGCGACCGTAAGAACAAGAAAAGAAACTTCCGCGCTTTGTGGATTCAACGTATCAACGCTGCTGCACGTTTGGAAGGTATGTCTTATTCCAAACTGATGGGCGCTTTGCACAAAGCTGGTATTGAAATCAACCGTAAAGTTTTGGCTGATTTAGCGATGAATCATCCGGAAGCTTTCAAAGCTATTGTTGCTAAAGCAAAGGCTGCATAA
- a CDS encoding transposase, giving the protein MAKIVNISEIHPTLGFTEFDILEKYRKSFNESELGKLHSVFPFECMAKAAGLSARRLGRRNRFSPSAKIALMVLKAYTGFSDRQLVEHLNGNIHYQIFCGIMIPPSLPITNFKIISAIRNEIASRLDIDSFQELLASHWKPYLDNLHVCMTDATCYESHMRFPTDMKLLWESLEWLYRHICRHCRELGIRRPRNKYRNVAESYLSYCKKRKRRASRTRMLKRRMIKLLEKLLSQRDGIHSEYGALLRYTQDYHKRLSIIRKVLVQEKEMFEGRKVSDRIVSIDRHYVRPIVRGKETKSVEFGAKVNNIQIDGISFIEHLSFKAFNEGIRLKDCIRMQQKLMNVRVRCVAADSIYANNANRKFCTKYGISTSFVRKGRAAKDEPLRKVLRSELSKERATRLEGSFGTQKQHYSLSRIKAGNRKTEILWIFFGIHTANAILMIEKIRNKTAKAA; this is encoded by the coding sequence ATGGCAAAGATAGTGAATATTTCAGAAATTCACCCTACTTTGGGTTTTACAGAATTTGATATTCTGGAAAAATACCGCAAGAGTTTTAATGAGAGTGAGCTTGGCAAGCTTCATTCAGTCTTTCCGTTTGAATGTATGGCAAAAGCCGCAGGCCTGTCGGCCCGGCGCCTGGGACGCAGGAACAGATTCAGTCCTTCCGCAAAGATCGCCCTTATGGTCCTGAAGGCATACACCGGATTCTCCGACAGGCAACTGGTGGAACATCTGAACGGGAACATACACTACCAGATTTTCTGTGGAATTATGATTCCCCCGTCCCTTCCCATAACCAACTTCAAGATAATCAGTGCCATCCGTAATGAGATAGCATCCCGCCTTGACATTGATTCTTTCCAGGAGCTCCTGGCTTCACACTGGAAACCTTATCTTGATAACCTTCACGTCTGCATGACCGATGCCACATGCTATGAAAGCCACATGCGTTTTCCTACGGACATGAAACTCCTTTGGGAAAGCCTCGAATGGCTCTACAGGCATATATGCCGGCATTGCAGGGAGCTGGGCATAAGGCGTCCGCGCAACAAATACAGGAATGTGGCGGAATCCTATCTGTCCTACTGCAAGAAAAGAAAGAGGAGAGCTTCAAGGACAAGAATGCTTAAGCGCCGTATGATCAAGCTTCTTGAAAAGCTCCTCAGTCAAAGGGATGGGATCCATAGCGAGTACGGTGCTTTACTCCGATATACCCAGGATTATCATAAGCGTCTTTCCATCATCAGAAAGGTGCTTGTACAAGAAAAGGAAATGTTTGAAGGGCGGAAAGTCAGTGACCGCATCGTCAGCATTGACCGTCATTATGTACGTCCCATCGTCAGAGGCAAGGAAACCAAGTCCGTCGAGTTTGGTGCAAAGGTCAATAATATACAGATAGACGGCATATCGTTCATAGAACACCTCTCGTTCAAGGCATTCAATGAGGGTATACGCTTGAAGGACTGTATCCGTATGCAGCAGAAGCTTATGAATGTAAGGGTAAGATGTGTGGCTGCCGATTCCATATATGCCAATAATGCCAACAGAAAGTTCTGTACAAAATATGGGATATCCACATCCTTTGTGCGCAAGGGAAGGGCGGCCAAAGATGAGCCTTTGAGGAAGGTGCTTAGAAGCGAACTCTCAAAAGAAAGGGCAACACGGCTTGAAGGAAGCTTCGGCACTCAAAAGCAACATTACTCGCTCTCAAGGATAAAGGCCGGAAACAGGAAGACGGAAATACTGTGGATTTTCTTTGGAATACATACGGCAAATGCCATACTGATGATAGAAAAAATCAGAAACAAAACAGCTAAAGCAGCATGA
- a CDS encoding phenylacetate--CoA ligase encodes MNDKYWEEEIETMPREKLRELQLQRLKKTINIAANSPYYKQVFQKYGITADSIRSVDDIRKIPFTTKADMRANYPFGLVAGNMQEDGVRIHSSSGTTGTPTVIVHSQHDLDSWANLVARCLYTVGIRKTDVFQNSSGYGMFTGGLGFQYGAERLGALTVPAAAGNSKRQIKFITDFKTTALHAIPSYAIRLAEVFQEEGIDPASTTLRTLVIGAEPHTDEQRKKIERMLGVKAYNSFGMTEMNGPGVAFECTEQNGMHFWEDCYLVEIINPETGEPVPDGEIGELVLTTLDREMMPLIRYRTRDLTRILPGECPCGRTHLRIDRIKGRSDDMFIIKGVNIFPMQVEKVLVQFPELGSNYLITLETNNNQDEMIVEVELSDLSTDNYIELEKIRKAISRQLKDEILVTPKVKLVKKGSLPQSEGKAVRVKDLRDNK; translated from the coding sequence ATGAATGACAAATACTGGGAAGAAGAGATAGAAACCATGCCGCGTGAGAAGTTGCGCGAATTGCAACTTCAGCGGCTTAAAAAGACAATCAATATTGCTGCAAATTCTCCCTATTATAAGCAGGTATTTCAAAAATACGGCATTACGGCAGACAGTATCCGGTCAGTAGATGACATACGGAAAATTCCGTTCACCACAAAGGCAGACATGCGCGCCAACTATCCATTCGGACTTGTGGCGGGCAACATGCAGGAAGACGGCGTACGCATCCACTCTTCCAGTGGAACTACGGGAACGCCTACTGTCATTGTACATTCACAGCACGATCTGGACTCGTGGGCCAACCTTGTGGCACGCTGCCTGTACACAGTAGGCATACGCAAAACCGATGTTTTTCAGAACAGTTCCGGATACGGTATGTTCACCGGCGGATTGGGTTTCCAATACGGAGCCGAACGCTTGGGAGCACTGACCGTACCGGCAGCAGCAGGCAACAGCAAACGGCAAATCAAGTTCATCACAGACTTCAAGACCACCGCCTTGCATGCCATTCCCAGCTACGCCATACGCTTAGCGGAAGTGTTTCAGGAAGAAGGCATCGATCCTGCCTCAACTACCCTGAGAACTCTTGTCATCGGAGCAGAACCTCATACAGACGAACAACGCAAAAAGATTGAACGGATGCTGGGCGTCAAAGCCTACAACAGCTTTGGAATGACCGAGATGAACGGTCCCGGCGTGGCCTTTGAATGTACCGAACAAAACGGCATGCACTTTTGGGAAGACTGCTATCTGGTTGAAATCATCAACCCGGAGACCGGAGAACCTGTCCCCGATGGCGAGATTGGAGAATTAGTATTGACCACCCTCGACCGCGAAATGATGCCGCTAATACGCTACCGTACACGCGACCTCACCCGCATACTTCCCGGTGAATGTCCCTGTGGCCGCACTCACCTGCGCATTGACCGTATCAAAGGACGCAGCGACGATATGTTCATCATCAAAGGTGTCAACATCTTCCCCATGCAGGTAGAGAAGGTCTTGGTACAGTTCCCCGAATTGGGCAGCAACTACCTCATAACTTTGGAGACCAACAATAACCAAGACGAGATGATTGTAGAGGTAGAACTCAGTGACCTATCCACAGACAACTACATCGAATTGGAAAAAATACGTAAAGCAATCTCCCGCCAATTAAAAGATGAGATCCTTGTCACCCCAAAAGTAAAGCTCGTGAAAAAGGGTTCTTTGCCCCAAAGCGAAGGAAAAGCCGTCAGAGTGAAAGACTTAAGGGATAACAAATAA
- a CDS encoding indolepyruvate oxidoreductase subunit beta produces MKKDIILSGVGGQGILSIATVIGQAALKDGLYMKQAEVHGMSQRGGDVQSNLRISDQPISSDLIPTGKCDLIISLEPMEALRYLPYLSPEGWLVTNEAPFINIPHYPTEEALKAELDKLPHKIVLNVNEIAKEVGSPRVANIVLLGATIPFLGIDYQKVRDSIRDIFQRKGEAIVELNLKALAAGKEIAENLM; encoded by the coding sequence ATGAAAAAAGACATTATACTTTCCGGCGTAGGTGGACAAGGCATCCTCTCTATCGCCACCGTCATCGGTCAGGCAGCCCTGAAAGACGGATTATACATGAAACAAGCCGAAGTACATGGAATGAGCCAACGAGGTGGCGACGTACAGTCCAACCTCCGCATCAGCGACCAACCCATATCTTCCGACCTCATCCCTACGGGAAAATGCGATCTCATCATATCGCTGGAACCCATGGAAGCCTTGCGCTATCTCCCCTACCTTAGCCCCGAAGGCTGGCTGGTGACCAATGAAGCCCCCTTTATCAATATTCCCCACTATCCCACCGAGGAAGCCCTCAAAGCCGAACTCGACAAGCTTCCGCACAAGATTGTGCTGAACGTGAACGAAATAGCCAAAGAAGTAGGCTCTCCCCGCGTTGCCAACATCGTATTGCTGGGAGCCACCATTCCATTCCTCGGCATAGACTACCAGAAAGTCAGGGATAGTATTCGTGACATCTTCCAGCGCAAAGGAGAAGCTATCGTCGAACTAAACCTCAAGGCTCTGGCAGCGGGTAAAGAAATCGCAGAAAACCTGATGTAA
- a CDS encoding thiamine pyrophosphate-dependent enzyme translates to MSKQLLLGDEAIAQAALDAGLSGVYAYPGTPSTEITEYIQMSPVTAEKGIHSRWCSNEKTAMEAALGMSFAGKRSLVCMKHVGMNVAADCFINSAITGVKGGTIVIAADDPSMHSSQNEQDSRFYGDFALIPMYEPSNQQEAYDMVYNGFAFSEQTGEPLLMRMVTRLAHSRSGVECKVQQPQNELSFSDDPRQFILLPGNARKRYKLLLQRQDEFIKASENSPYNKYVDGPNKKLGIIACGIGYNYLMENYPEGCEYPVLKIGQYPLPKKQLMQLVEACDEILVLEDGQPFVEKQLKGYLGIGIKVKGRLDGTLSQDGELNPDSVARAIGKENKAEFAVPSLVEMRPPALCEGCGHRDMYTVLTEVLREEYPSHKVFSDIGCYTLGANAPFNAINSCVDMGASITMAKGASDAGVHPAVAVIGDSTFTHSGMTGLLDCVNENSNVTIVISDNETTAMTGGQDSAGTGRLEAICAGIGVAAEHIRVVVPLKKNYEEMKQVIREEIEYNGVSVIIPRRECIQTLARKKRNK, encoded by the coding sequence ATGAGCAAGCAACTCTTACTTGGCGATGAAGCCATTGCACAAGCTGCATTAGATGCCGGACTTTCCGGTGTATATGCCTATCCGGGCACTCCCTCTACGGAGATTACCGAATACATCCAAATGTCCCCGGTCACCGCAGAAAAAGGAATCCACAGCCGTTGGTGCTCCAACGAAAAAACCGCTATGGAAGCTGCCTTAGGAATGTCTTTTGCAGGAAAGCGTTCACTGGTCTGCATGAAACATGTGGGCATGAATGTGGCTGCCGACTGCTTTATCAACTCTGCCATTACCGGCGTCAAAGGCGGTACAATCGTCATTGCAGCCGACGACCCCAGCATGCATTCATCACAGAACGAACAGGACAGCCGCTTCTACGGTGATTTCGCATTGATCCCAATGTACGAACCCAGCAACCAGCAGGAAGCCTACGACATGGTTTACAACGGCTTCGCCTTCTCCGAACAAACCGGAGAACCCTTGCTGATGCGCATGGTTACCCGTCTGGCACATTCCCGTTCCGGCGTAGAATGTAAAGTGCAACAACCCCAAAACGAACTTTCTTTCAGCGACGACCCGCGCCAGTTCATCCTGCTTCCGGGCAATGCACGCAAACGCTACAAACTCTTGCTTCAACGCCAGGATGAATTTATCAAAGCATCGGAAAATTCTCCATACAACAAATACGTTGACGGTCCCAACAAAAAACTCGGTATCATAGCTTGCGGTATCGGGTACAACTACCTCATGGAGAATTATCCCGAAGGATGCGAATATCCGGTATTAAAAATCGGACAATACCCGCTTCCCAAAAAACAACTGATGCAACTCGTGGAAGCCTGCGACGAAATACTTGTACTGGAAGACGGTCAGCCGTTTGTAGAAAAACAACTGAAAGGCTACCTCGGCATCGGCATAAAAGTGAAAGGACGCCTGGACGGCACATTGTCACAAGACGGAGAATTGAACCCGGACAGCGTGGCACGCGCCATCGGAAAAGAGAACAAAGCGGAATTTGCAGTCCCCTCACTCGTGGAGATGCGTCCGCCGGCATTGTGCGAAGGCTGCGGACACCGCGATATGTACACTGTGCTGACCGAAGTGCTACGGGAGGAATATCCCAGCCACAAAGTGTTCAGCGACATCGGCTGTTATACCTTAGGAGCCAACGCCCCCTTCAACGCCATCAATTCCTGCGTTGACATGGGAGCTTCCATCACAATGGCAAAAGGCGCTTCGGACGCAGGGGTGCATCCCGCAGTGGCTGTCATCGGCGACTCCACTTTCACCCACTCCGGCATGACAGGATTGCTGGACTGCGTAAACGAGAATTCCAACGTCACCATCGTCATCTCCGACAACGAAACTACCGCCATGACAGGCGGACAGGACTCCGCCGGAACAGGCCGTCTTGAAGCCATTTGCGCCGGCATAGGCGTAGCGGCGGAACACATCCGCGTGGTTGTCCCGTTGAAGAAAAACTATGAGGAAATGAAGCAAGTGATTCGTGAAGAAATCGAATATAACGGCGTGTCCGTCATCATCCCTCGCAGAGAATGTATTCAAACCTTAGCACGTAAGAAACGAAACAAGTAA
- the mltG gene encoding endolytic transglycosylase MltG, whose product MEKKKKKILLGILIFISIIGIAGAGAVYYYLFAPQFHPQKTAYIYIDRDDTADSIYNKVKAQGNPRSFIGFKWMAQWRDYPHNIHTGRYAIRPGENTYHVFSRLYRGYQEPLNLTIGSVRTLDKLARSVGRQLMIDSAEIARTMNDSLFRHKLGYNKETMACLFIPETYQVYWDMSVEDFFKRMRKEHQRFWNQKRLDQAKAIGMTPEEVCTLASIVEEETNNNPEKPMVAGLYINRLHAGMPLQADPTVKFALQDFGLRRITNDHLTIDSPYNTYRNPGLPPGPIRIPSPVGLDAVLNHAKHNYIYMCAKEDFSGTHNFASNYADHMKNARKYWKALNERKIFN is encoded by the coding sequence ATGGAAAAGAAGAAAAAAAAGATCCTTCTCGGAATATTGATATTTATCTCGATTATAGGCATCGCAGGTGCAGGTGCGGTGTATTATTACCTGTTTGCCCCACAATTTCATCCGCAAAAGACAGCCTATATCTATATCGACCGCGATGATACGGCAGATTCCATATATAATAAGGTGAAAGCACAAGGAAATCCCCGCAGCTTCATCGGCTTCAAATGGATGGCGCAATGGCGTGACTATCCCCACAACATCCACACCGGACGCTATGCCATACGCCCCGGCGAAAACACCTATCACGTATTCAGCCGCTTATACAGGGGCTACCAAGAACCGCTGAACCTGACCATAGGAAGCGTACGCACGCTGGACAAACTGGCACGTAGCGTAGGAAGGCAACTGATGATCGACTCCGCCGAAATAGCCCGGACAATGAACGACTCACTGTTCCGGCACAAACTGGGATACAACAAAGAGACAATGGCCTGCCTCTTCATTCCCGAAACCTATCAGGTGTACTGGGACATGAGCGTAGAGGATTTCTTCAAGCGGATGCGGAAAGAACATCAGAGATTCTGGAACCAAAAGCGGCTCGACCAAGCCAAAGCCATCGGTATGACCCCGGAAGAGGTGTGCACACTTGCCTCTATCGTCGAGGAAGAAACCAACAACAATCCGGAGAAACCTATGGTGGCCGGCCTGTACATCAACCGTCTCCATGCCGGCATGCCACTGCAAGCCGACCCCACCGTAAAGTTTGCACTGCAAGACTTCGGGCTGCGCCGGATCACCAATGATCACCTCACCATCGACTCGCCCTACAACACCTACCGCAATCCCGGCCTGCCCCCCGGCCCCATCCGCATCCCCTCGCCTGTCGGTTTGGATGCTGTGTTGAACCATGCCAAGCATAATTACATCTATATGTGCGCCAAAGAAGACTTCTCCGGCACGCATAACTTCGCATCCAACTATGCCGACCACATGAAAAATGCAAGAAAATATTGGAAAGCCTTAAACGAAAGAAAGATTTTCAATTAA
- a CDS encoding DMT family transporter has protein sequence MKKGLLYAILASVLWAIVNPFIKQGLSYDFTPMNFAGIRFTSVGILLFAYTWHKGMWEEIKRHRRLFLNLIFINMLMGYTAFYFGVDFVSGAISSIIMGMTPLINVLLAHLLASNDKLNGYKIVSLIVSLAGLLLIVGTGSDGEPLDWKGITGIVLLLLSIIFQGYSAISVSEEKDKVNPIFLNAVQMFFGGALIYIIGLSTEGYHSFIGKPAGFYISLGILVFISVFAFSFWFMALQSKGAKVSDINMCRLINPILGAVLSWIMLAGEYPTFSTVAGMLIIVSSLVIYFKGAEIAKYFSTRKR, from the coding sequence ATGAAAAAAGGACTGCTATACGCCATATTGGCATCTGTACTGTGGGCTATCGTAAACCCGTTTATCAAACAAGGGCTCAGTTATGACTTCACTCCGATGAATTTTGCCGGCATCCGTTTCACCAGTGTCGGCATTTTGCTGTTTGCCTATACCTGGCACAAAGGCATGTGGGAGGAAATCAAGCGGCACCGCAGGCTGTTCCTCAACCTGATTTTCATCAACATGCTCATGGGATACACCGCTTTCTACTTCGGAGTGGATTTTGTGAGCGGAGCCATATCATCTATCATTATGGGCATGACGCCGCTCATCAATGTGCTGCTTGCCCACTTGCTGGCGAGCAACGACAAGCTGAACGGTTACAAGATAGTCAGTCTCATTGTCAGCCTTGCGGGACTGCTGCTGATAGTGGGAACAGGCAGCGATGGCGAGCCTTTGGATTGGAAAGGCATCACAGGCATTGTCCTGTTGCTGCTCAGCATCATCTTTCAGGGATATTCCGCCATCTCCGTATCCGAGGAGAAAGACAAGGTCAACCCCATTTTCCTGAATGCCGTACAGATGTTTTTTGGTGGCGCACTTATCTACATCATAGGGCTAAGTACGGAAGGCTACCACTCTTTCATCGGCAAACCTGCCGGATTTTATATCAGTCTGGGCATTCTGGTGTTCATTTCCGTATTCGCATTCAGCTTCTGGTTTATGGCGCTGCAAAGCAAGGGCGCAAAAGTCAGCGACATCAATATGTGCCGTCTCATCAACCCCATTCTCGGAGCAGTGTTAAGCTGGATAATGCTTGCAGGCGAATACCCCACTTTCAGTACGGTGGCCGGAATGTTGATTATCGTCAGCTCACTGGTTATTTACTTCAAAGGGGCGGAAATTGCAAAATACTTCAGTACGCGGAAGCGGTAA
- a CDS encoding NigD-like protein has protein sequence MKKLKTTFVTFLLLLTTMPMLQSCLDDDWNGSAASSLAIGTVRIVDGKDYYFALDEGTKMFPGDTTRVNNYALVEGQRAFVYFNLLDEKVDGYDYNAQINHVENILTKDIYFMPAEKADSIGDDRINITNMWIADNYLNIQYQLYYSGNPDKKHMLNLVVNEASDGKNDKEGYITLEFRQNAYDDEPNIPGPGIVSFKLDKIADQMAGKTGLNIRVRSVYDGERYMTIDFAE, from the coding sequence ATGAAAAAGTTAAAAACGACATTTGTCACATTTCTGCTATTGCTCACAACGATGCCCATGCTGCAATCCTGTCTGGATGATGATTGGAACGGCAGTGCAGCTTCATCACTCGCCATCGGAACCGTACGCATCGTCGATGGAAAAGACTATTACTTCGCACTGGACGAAGGAACCAAAATGTTTCCCGGCGACACCACTCGGGTAAACAACTATGCACTGGTAGAGGGCCAGCGCGCTTTCGTGTACTTCAACCTGCTGGACGAGAAGGTAGACGGATACGACTACAATGCCCAGATCAACCATGTAGAGAATATCCTCACAAAAGACATCTATTTCATGCCTGCCGAAAAGGCCGACAGCATCGGCGATGACCGCATCAATATAACCAACATGTGGATTGCAGACAACTACCTGAACATCCAGTACCAACTGTATTACAGCGGAAATCCCGACAAGAAGCACATGCTGAACCTCGTGGTGAACGAGGCTTCCGACGGCAAGAACGACAAAGAGGGATACATCACGCTCGAATTTCGTCAGAACGCCTATGATGACGAGCCCAACATACCCGGTCCGGGCATCGTTTCGTTCAAACTGGACAAAATTGCAGATCAGATGGCGGGCAAAACCGGACTTAACATCCGCGTAAGAAGTGTGTACGACGGTGAGCGCTATATGACTATCGACTTTGCAGAGTGA